GATTTCTGGCTGAGTTTTATGTCAATTCTGTTCTGATGTGGTAAACATTTTCTGTCACAGGCTTCCACTGCTGCCCTTTTCATATTGATGACGCTTATTTCTAGCACCCTGCACTCCAGCATCCCTCATCCTGCCTATGCATCGGTGCAACCAGTAGCCAGAACCGGTGGAAGGCTCCTCACGACAGAGTTACTAAGCAGTGGTTGGGCTGGTTTCTTTGCTGGGTGCCTACATACCTTGTCGGGGCCGGACCATCTTGTTGCCTTGGCGCCACTGTCAATTGGTAGATCAAGACTTGAAAGTGGACTGGTTGGCGCCCTTTGGGGCTGTGGTCATGACGCCGGACAAGTTATTTTTGGCCTGCTCTTCTTGTTACTCAAGGATCGATTGCACATCGAGGTTTTCCGTGCATGGGGAACAAGAGTTGTAGGCCTGACCCTTCTCATCATTGGAGGCATGGGCATCCGGGAGGCTTCAGAGGTTCAAGAATCATCGCTTGTTTTGGAGGGCGTCGATGGCAGCATGACAGGCGGTGAGCCTTTGCAGGCACCTTCTACCCCTAGAAAGAAGAAAGTTGGTTTTGCAACATTTGCAACCGGAATCGTCCATGGTCTCCAACCAGATGCGCTACTGATGGTCTTGCCTGCGTTGGCTCTTCCGTCGCGCTTAGCTGGCGCAGCATTTCTCGGCATGTTCTTGGTTGGGACTGTATTTTCAATGGGGAGTTACACCGCTTTTGTAGGTTCTTGTAGCGAGGCGCTAAAAGAGAAGGTTCCTAGGATAACAGAGAAACTGACCTGGGCTGCTTCACTTGTAGCTATAGGCATGGGACTAGCTCTTCTGGTCGGGCAGTTCTTTGGATTCAGCCTATACTGATTGTATTAATTCACGAGATTACTTTGCAACATTGTTTTCGATGAGAGTATTGTTGGCAGTTAGTTTGCAAGTAGATGGTTATTGTTTGTGAAGCTACGAAATGTATACTGCTGCAACTCGACCTGGCACTTACTTTACACAGGGTTTCTGCTATGTATCATCTGCTGATTAATGTATATGTTGATAATAAGATACTCCCCcggtcataaatatatattgttttgaaaaatattttgtcaaactttttaatttttgattaatgatagctttaaaatatttagttttaaaactttaaaattatatgggtagatttgtcttaatttttttccttaatatcacaaattcaaaagattttataaatatatttaatagaaaatattaattaaagcTATACGTAAAGAATGTATTATAAAATGATATACCTTTTTTTTACTTGTCACCAATAATTCACTGTAGCAATTTTGCTTTAGATCTCGGTTCGGCGGATACATATAATTTCGTGAGAAATGTGTTTGATTGTCTATATGTATTGTTCCAGTTTAGCTTAACGGATGTAAATGTACATTCGACACTTGGCTTGAATCCCTACATCTACTCATGTGTGCGGGCTTACTTGTTAGTGTCACAATATCATCTTTATACGAGCAACTAATTAGAATCTtaactcttgcatccgctcgTGCGACCTTAGATTCAGTCCACCAAACAAAAAACTCACCTTAATCTAtacagacagatacaaccaatcaaacaatTTCTTTTTAATACTATTACATCCGCTCAACCTACTTCCCCTCCGTCTGCGTATACGATCCATGTGGGTAACATAACAAGGGAGTAATCAATCACACCTTTACTGGTGAAGGCACTCGAACAAAATGTTGCTACCTTTTTCCTGCACAAGCACGTGTAATCCTACTGTTTTGAAGTTGGCAGGACCAAAACCGTAGGCAAGGCCCGACCTTGGCAAGGGCAGCGGGGGCAACTACATAGGCTCTCGACCTAGATATGTATGATATGTATGTAGTACATAGCTTTGTATAGATATAGATTTAAAAGTAACTATGCAAATGAGAGATTATGGTCCAACACATGCCACCAGTAGGAGGACTCATGTATTTGTTTGTGCTCTTCGTTTGTTATAAGGAAGGTATGGAGATATTTGAGTttgttaaaaaattatattgttACCATAAGGTTTCTATTGCTTATCAATCCTATTTATTGTGTATATGACTGTAGCATCAATTGAAAGAAGTTTTTTAAAActgaaattattaaaaaaaactatttgaaGTCAACAATGTCACAAGAAAAGTTAAGCAGTTTAGTTATATTATGTATTGAGAAGAATTTGCTAAATAAGATTGATGTTGACACCATTATTAATAACTTTGTGTGTAACAATGTTAGAATGAATTGTTTTAAATGATCATCGGCACTCTAACACACAAATGGATTCTTTGTATTTGTAGGTAATGAATGAATGGATAATGAACTTGTTTCATACTTTGGCCGCtgcgattctctaaaataaaagtGTTATCCGTAGTAGTCAAATTCTATAACTTCTACTTATTAATGTATTACTATTGTAAAAAAATGTTACCTTTGTAATAAACTTCTAAATGTAACCGATATTTAATttctaattaaaatataaaaaatatttttaagagaGCCTCTGATTTTTATTTGGCCCTACGGCCACCGAAATATCAGTAGGACGGAAGCATCGGATCACATGGTAGAATCGCGCTGAAACTGCATTAGGATCTTCCATAGGAAAGGCGAAATCCCAAAGCTTTTTTGGCCCCGCAATCAGGATCAGAATGTTTCGACTTGGACATGACAGAAAGAATGTAAGAGGCCGAGATGTTCACGGCCTCGTGCACTTGAAACATCCTCCCTTCCGGAGCCGGAACACGAGAAGCATCTCAAGTCATCATCATCCTGCGCACAAGGCCATCTCCATCGACCATCGGGAAGGCAAAAACACTGCGCAAGCCAGGGAGCTCTTCTCGACCGTTAGGCAGCTCGTTGGCCAAGCGCACCTGCGCAGGTAGTCTACCCACCAGCACGGCCGGGATGGTTGGCGTGGACCTCATCGCCGACCTCTGCGTCCTGCCGGCCAAGATCCTCGGCAAGAAGAAGTGCAAGCAGTTCCAGGTACGTGCCGCCGGCTGACCTCTCTGCGGCAATTAACATCGATCCCATGCTATGCTGGCATGGAGGATCCAGCATTTGTCACCCCGTTTCTTGGCACACGTCAGGATTCTTCACGCAGTATGTCACTGACATGTGTAGTTCATGGAATGAAAAGGAATGTAGCGACAAGAACTGACGCGCAGGTCGGTCGTGGATCAAGGGGAGTTTGTTTTTGTTCCTGCTACAGATTGGTGACTGATGAACTCTTCCTCTTTGACGTTGGTCGATTCAGAGGGTGGAATTGATGGTCCGGATGGACTGCGAAGGGTGCGAGCGCAAGGTCAGGAACGCATGAAGGGCGTGAGCAGCGTGGAGGTGGACACGAAGCAGAACAAGGTGACGGTGTCGGGGTacgtggaggcggcggaggtggtggaGCGGCTGCGCCGGCGGGCGGGGAAGAAGGCGGAGCCGTGGCCCTACGTGCCGTACGAGGTGGTGCCGCACCCTTACGCGCCGGGGGCCTACACGACAAGAAGGCGCCGCCCGGGTACGTGCGCAACGTGCTCGACGACCCCGACGCCGCGCTGCTCGTGCGGGCCAGCTCCACGGAGGAGAAGTGCACCACCGCATTCTGCGACGACAACCCAAGACCCTGCGCCATCATGTGATCCACCCACCCGCTTGTTGCCGCGGCCCGCGCACAGTGAGGGCCTCTTTGGTTCGAACCCTGGACAAATATGCCTGGCCTGGAGAAATCATGGGAGCTGTCACGACCGCGTTTGGTTGTGACTCTGGCTCCTTGCCAGGCCCAGGCGTACAAAATCGACCGTCTGGGAAGCCAGGCTCGTCCGTATCGAGCGTAACACCTCAGCCATACTCAGGCTCCAAGCAAACGCCACGAGATCCTCATTAGAAAAAAAAGTGTCCACTAATACTCGATTGTGTTGCAACAGAAATGACGAATGGGAGCACTGGGTTTGTCGTTCCGTCCTTTTCTGAAAGGAAGGCTCTAGGGTGATTTAGGCCCAGCTAAGCAACACAACCTAGTGCCACTCATATTCTGCCCTACGATCGAGAAGCGACTTATATGTGATGCTACGTAACATCGGCAAACAGTATATCTATATAGTACATTAATAAACAGTAAATTCACACGCTGTTTTCATAAATAACGTTAGAGACACTGTTTCGTACTACAGTATTAGACTCTTATTACTGTGCACCTCTGATATTAAGGCACAACTCCAGAGAATCCGTTTTCATTCTGTCCACACACAAACCATCCTTCGACTCTTCTCACTACCATGTCTTCTCGCCTCACCACCCCATTCGAAACCGTG
The nucleotide sequence above comes from Phragmites australis chromosome 4, lpPhrAust1.1, whole genome shotgun sequence. Encoded proteins:
- the LOC133916896 gene encoding chloroplast protein FOR GROWTH AND FERTILITY 2-like; this translates as MERLISTPATSPSASPHPRIRLPGGSPFLPSRRLPAAGGSVAPWLRLRWRSPRPGAIAVASSLRHEVLSAAPDEAAAAAAAVCPPWKLLGGLVPKASTAALFILMTLISSTLHSSIPHPAYASVQPVARTGGRLLTTELLSSGWAGFFAGCLHTLSGPDHLVALAPLSIGRSRLESGLVGALWGCGHDAGQVIFGLLFLLLKDRLHIEVFRAWGTRVVGLTLLIIGGMGIREASEVQESSLVLEGVDGSMTGGEPLQAPSTPRKKKVGFATFATGIVHGLQPDALLMVLPALALPSRLAGAAFLGMFLVGTVFSMGSYTAFVGSCSEALKEKVPRITEKLTWAASLVAIGMGLALLVGQFFGFSLY